The nucleotide sequence GGCCTTCAGGTAGAAGCAGGCCGCCGCGTGGCCGGCCGCCATGAGGAGCCCCGCCGCGGCGGGCCCGGCGAAGCGGGCCAGGTTGAAGGCGGTGGAGTGGAGGGCCAGGGCGTTGGCGATGCGCTCGCGCCCCACCATCTCGAAGACCAGGGACTGGCGGGCCGGCACCTCGAAGGCCATGCCGCAGCCGAGGAGGAAGACGAAGCAGAGGGCCTCGGGCACGGTGAGCGCCCCGGTCTGGACACGCCAGCCGAAGAGGAGCGCCTGGAGGGCGATCAGGGCGTGCGCCGCCAAGAGGACCGGGAGCCGGGAGAGCCGGTCCGACATCCACCCGCCCAGGAAGGAGAAGAGGAGCACGGGGAGCCCCGCCACCGCGCCCATGAGCCCCAGGATCCACGGGGCGTCGGAGATCTCGAGGATGATCCACCGCTGCGCGGTGCTCTGGATCCAGTTGCCCTGGAGCGAGAGGGCCTGCCCCAGCAGGAGCAGGGCGAAACCGCCCTGCCGGAGGGCGGCCAGGGCCTGCGGGCGAAGGGGGGGCCGGGGGGCGCCGCCGGGCTCAGGCAAGGGCCCGGGCCGCGTCCTTGGCGAAGTACGTGAGGATGATGTCGGCGCCGGCCCGCCGGATGGAGAGGAGGGATTCCAGCATCACCCGGGTTTCGTCGATCCAGCCCCGGGCGGCGGCGGCCTTGATCATGGCGTATTCGCCGCTGACGTGGTAGGCGGCCACCGGCAGGGTGAACTCCTGCCGGAGGAGGCGGATGATGTCGAGGTAGGGCATGGCGGGCTTCACCATGAGGATGTCGGCGCCCTCTTCCATGTCGAGGGAGGCCTCCCGCAGGGCCTCCACCGCGTTGGCCGGGTCCATCTGGTAGGAGCGGCGGTCGCCGAACTGGGGGGCGCAGTCCGCCGCCTCCCGGAAGGGCCCGTAGAAGGCCGAGGCGTACTTGACGGCGTAGGACATGATGGGGACGTCGTCGAAACCCTCGTCGTCGAGCCGACTCCGGATGGCGCCCACGCGGCCGTCCATCATGTCGGAGGGGGCCACCATGTCGGCGCCGGCCTGGGCGTGGGAGAGGGCGATCTTGGCCAGGAGCTCCAGGGTGGCGTCGTTGTCCACCCGGTCCTTGGCAAGGACGCCGCAGTGGCCGTGGCTCGTGTACTCGCAGAGGCAGACGTCGGTGATGACCACGAGCCCGGGGACCGCCTTCTTGATGGCCCGGATGGCCTTCTGGACCACGCCGTTCTTCGCCCAGGCCTCGGAACCTTGCGGGTCCTTCTTCTCGGGGAGGCCGAAGAGGATCACCGCCGGCACGCCGAGGTCGGCCACCTCCTTGGCCTCGTCCACCACGGTGTCCACGGACCAGCGGTGGCACCCGGGCATGGCGTCGATGGGCGCCTTGAGGCCCTTGCCGGGCGCCACGAAGAGGGGATAGACCAGGTGGCCGGGGTGGAGGCGCGTCTCCCGGACGAGGCCGCGAAGGGCCTCGGTGCGGCGAAGTCGGCGGGGGCGGTAGTCGGGGAACATCATGGCAGCCAGGTCTCCAGTTTTTCCAGCAGGTTGTGCTCGGTGAGGGGGAGGAGGATGTAGTCGTCCACCCCGGCGTCGTGGTAGTGCTCCACGTCGAGGGCGGTGGCCTCGGCGCACAGGACCACCACCGGGATGGACCGGGTGGCCTCGGCCTGCTTGAGGAGGACCGTGACGGAGAGGGCGTCGAGCACCGGGCTGTCGCGGCGGATGAGGACGAGGTCGGGGACCTCGGCGCGGGCGAGGTCCAGCCCTTCCTGGCCGTCGTCGGCCTCCAGCAGTCGGAGCCCCTCCCGGGCGGCCACGGTCCGGGTCACCTTCCGCACCGAGGGCTGGGCGTCCACCAGGAGGAGGGTCTGTCCGGCTTTCACCTGGGCGTGTCCTCGGGATCCGGCGGGTAGCATTCCCGGATCAGGCGGTTGATGTAGAGCTCCGGGTTTTCCACGGCCTCGGCGGGGATGCGGAAGGCCTTCCGCCCGCAACGTTCATGGATTAGGGGTAACCCATATTCGAGGATATTGCAAAGCCGCTCGCACTGGGTGTAGAGGGGGACCTCCCGCCCGCCGCCGGCCTCGAGGAGGGCGTCGGCGGCGGCCTCGTCGAAGGTGATCCGGATGCCGCACTTGTGCTCGAAGGCCGCCTCGTAGCGCCGGATCTGCTCTATCCAGCGCCGGATCCGCCGGCCGGCCTCCTCGAGGGGAAGATCCTCGTCCATGGCGAGCCGGGCGATGAGCCGGAGGCGGGTCTCGGTGAGGGGGAGATCCGCGTCTTCCCACCCGGGCACCTCCCCGCCGGCCCGGAGCCGTTCCACCAGCGTCGAGCGTTGCCGGGCGACGAGGGCCTCGTAGGCGGCGCGGCGGTCGGGGGCCCCGGGGTCGGCGGCGATCCGCTCCAGTTCGGCCTCGGGGTCTCGGACGAGTTCCGGGGTGACCACGAGGAAGTCCGCCCCCAGCGACGGGAGGCGCTTTTCGAAGGGGAGCAGGGCCCGCTCCACCACGCTCACCAGGGCCCGGGCCCCGGTGCCCTGGCGGTGGGCCTCGGCGGCCAGGAGCCGGAGGGCCTCGTCCTCGAAGCGGAGGTCGATGCCGTAGGCGCGGAAGTCCTGCCGCTTGGTCGCGGTGACGGCCCCGTCGGGGTTTTGCAGGATGGCGTGGAGGTCGTCCACGTCCAGGGGGTGGAGGCACGCCACCACCGGCAGGCGCCCCACGAACTCCGACTCGAACCCGTATTCCACCAGGTCTTGCGGGATGACGTGCCGCAGCCACTCCTGGTCGTCGTCGGCACGGAGCTCGGCGCCGAAGCCGATGCCGCTCCGGCTGAGGCGGCGCTTGACGATCTCCGAAAGGCCCGCGAAGGCCCCGCTCACGATGAAGAGGATGTCCCGGGTGTTCACCACCTGCCGCTCGCGGCGCCCGCTCCGGCGGTACCGCTCGATGGCCTCGAGCTGGGCCACCGGGTCGTGGGGCACCCGGAGGTCCACCTGGGTCTCCTCGAGGAGCTTGAGCAGGGCCCGCTGGACGCCGGAGCGGGAGACGTCCGGCCCGTGGCTCGTGTAGGGGGCGGCGATCTTGTCGATCTCGTCGATGTAGACGATCCCGTACTGGGCCCGCTCGATGTCGCCGCCGGCCGCGTCCACCAGCTCCCGCACCAGGTCCTCGACGTCGCCGCCGACGTAGCCGGTCTCGCTGAACTTGGTGGCGTCGGCCTTGACGAAGGGGACGCCGATCTTGGCGGCGATGAGCTTGAGGAGGAAGGTCTTGCCCACGCCCGTGGGCCCGATGAGGATGATGTTGTTCTTGATGTGGCCCGCCGGGCTCGTGGCCCCGCCCCGTTCCTGGGCCAGCCGGACCCGGCGGAAGTGGGTGCAGATCTTGGTGGCGAGGACGGCCTTGGCCTCCCGCTGGCCCACCACGTAGCGGTCGAGCCAGGCCTCGAGCTCCTCGGGCTTGAGGGAGAAGTCGATGGGACCACCCCGCTCCCCCGCCGCGGCGGGGCCCCCGCCCCCCTGGTCCACGCCGGGGGCCTCGGGGAGCACCATCTGGGAGACCACCCGCACCCGCCCGCCGTACTTCTTGGCGAGGTAGTCGCTGATCTCCCGCTCCAGGTCCTGCTGCGAGGGGAGCTCCGGGGGGCCGGCGCGGCGGGGCGCGGGAAGCCCCTCGTGCCCGCTCGGGGCGTCTGGGCCGGTGTGAGGGCCGTTGTCCCGTCTCTTCATGCCAGTCGGCTCGCTCATGGCCTCGCAGGAGGATGGGGCGTGGACCCCGCCGGCGACGGCCACCCGGGGGACACCGCCGCCGCGGCATCTCCGCGCGCCCACCCCTTTTCAAAAATACCAGAGCGGGCGGCGGACCTCAAACCGGACCCCGCCCGATTGCCAGGCG is from Dissulfurirhabdus thermomarina and encodes:
- the hemB gene encoding porphobilinogen synthase — protein: MMFPDYRPRRLRRTEALRGLVRETRLHPGHLVYPLFVAPGKGLKAPIDAMPGCHRWSVDTVVDEAKEVADLGVPAVILFGLPEKKDPQGSEAWAKNGVVQKAIRAIKKAVPGLVVITDVCLCEYTSHGHCGVLAKDRVDNDATLELLAKIALSHAQAGADMVAPSDMMDGRVGAIRSRLDDEGFDDVPIMSYAVKYASAFYGPFREAADCAPQFGDRRSYQMDPANAVEALREASLDMEEGADILMVKPAMPYLDIIRLLRQEFTLPVAAYHVSGEYAMIKAAAARGWIDETRVMLESLLSIRRAGADIILTYFAKDAARALA
- a CDS encoding response regulator, with the protein product MKAGQTLLLVDAQPSVRKVTRTVAAREGLRLLEADDGQEGLDLARAEVPDLVLIRRDSPVLDALSVTVLLKQAEATRSIPVVVLCAEATALDVEHYHDAGVDDYILLPLTEHNLLEKLETWLP
- a CDS encoding AAA family ATPase; this translates as MKRRDNGPHTGPDAPSGHEGLPAPRRAGPPELPSQQDLEREISDYLAKKYGGRVRVVSQMVLPEAPGVDQGGGGPAAAGERGGPIDFSLKPEELEAWLDRYVVGQREAKAVLATKICTHFRRVRLAQERGGATSPAGHIKNNIILIGPTGVGKTFLLKLIAAKIGVPFVKADATKFSETGYVGGDVEDLVRELVDAAGGDIERAQYGIVYIDEIDKIAAPYTSHGPDVSRSGVQRALLKLLEETQVDLRVPHDPVAQLEAIERYRRSGRRERQVVNTRDILFIVSGAFAGLSEIVKRRLSRSGIGFGAELRADDDQEWLRHVIPQDLVEYGFESEFVGRLPVVACLHPLDVDDLHAILQNPDGAVTATKRQDFRAYGIDLRFEDEALRLLAAEAHRQGTGARALVSVVERALLPFEKRLPSLGADFLVVTPELVRDPEAELERIAADPGAPDRRAAYEALVARQRSTLVERLRAGGEVPGWEDADLPLTETRLRLIARLAMDEDLPLEEAGRRIRRWIEQIRRYEAAFEHKCGIRITFDEAAADALLEAGGGREVPLYTQCERLCNILEYGLPLIHERCGRKAFRIPAEAVENPELYINRLIRECYPPDPEDTPR